The Stenotrophomonas sp. BIO128-Bstrain region CCCGCCTGAAGGAATCGGCCTATGCGCTGGGCTCCACCAAGTGGGAAGTGAGCTGGGACATCGTGCTGCCCTACACCCGCTCGGCGGTGATCGGCGGCATCTTCCTGGGCCTGGGCCGCGCGCTCGGTGAAACCATGGCGGTGGCCTTCGTGATCGGCAACAGCGTGCGCCTGTCGCCGTCGCTGCTGGAACCGGGCACCACGATTGCGGCGCTGATCGCCAACGATTTCGGCGAAGCCACTGAAACCTACCGCTCGGCGCTGCTGCTGCTCGGCTTCGTGCTGTTCATCGTGACCTTCGTGGTGCTGGCGATCGCCCGCCTGATGCTGATGCGCCTGGCCCGCAAGGAGGGCAACTGATGTCCACCGCCAACGCCCAACCGCTGTACCTGCGCCGCCGCATCGTCAACGTGGTCGCGCTGCTGATGTCCTGCCTGACCGCGCTGTTCGGCCTGTTCTTCCTCGGCTGGATCCTGTGGACGCTGGCCTCCAAGGGCCTGGCCGGCATCAACCTGGACCTGTTCACCAAGATGACACCGCCGCCGATGCAGGAAGGCGGCCTGGCCAATGCGTTCTTCGGCAGTGCCGTGATGTGCGGCCTGGCGATCGCGATCGGCACCCCGCTGGGCGTGCTCGCGGGCACCTGGCTGGCCGAGTACGGCAACTTCCGCAAGGCCGGCACGGTGGTCCGTTTCGTCAACGACATCCTGCTCTCGGCGCCGTCGATCGTGCTGGGCCTGTTCGTCTATACCCTGTATGTGATGCAGACCGGTGGCCAGTTCTCGGCCTTCGCCGGTGCGCTCTCGCTGGCCTTCATCGTGCTGCCGGTGGTGGTGCGTACCACCGATGAAATGCTGCGCCTGGTGCCCTCGCAGATGCGCGAAGCAGCGCTGTCGCTGGGTATCCCGCAGTGGAAGGTGACCGTGCAGGTGCTGTACCGCAGCGCCGCCGCCGGCATCGTGACCGGCATCCTGCTGGCGCTGGCCCGCATCTCCGGTGAAACCGCGCCGCTGCTGTTCACCGCCTTCGGCAACCAGTACTGGAACAGCAACGTGTTCCAGCCGATGGCCTCGGTGCCGGTGGTGATGAACCAGTTCGCCGGCAGCCCGTATGAATCCTGGCAGGTGCTGGCCTGGGCCGGCGCGCTGGTGCTGACTGTGTTCGTGCTGCTGGTCAGCCTTTCCGCGCGCGGCATCCTGCTGCGCAACCGTATCTCCCATGACTGACCTTTCCACGGACATCGCCATGAACGATCTCTCCAATGCCGTGCCGATGCAGCGCATCGTGGTCCCGGCCTCGCATGAAAACCTGCAGACCCCGGCGCCGATCAAGCTGGCCGCGCGCGGTCTGGATTTCTACTACGACAAGTTCCATGCGCTGAAGGGCATCGACCTGGAAATTCCGGAAAAGCGCGTCACCGCGCTGATCGGTCCCTCCGGTTGCGGCAAGTCTACCCTGCTGCGCATCTTCAACCGCATCTACGCGCTGTACCCCAAGCTGGAAGCGCGTGGTGAAGTGCTGCTGGATGGCGAGAACATCCTCTCGCCGAAGTACCCGATGAACCGCCTGCGCAGCAAGGTCGGCATGGTGTTCCAGAAGCCGGTGCCGTTCCCGATGACCATCTTCGAGAACGTGGCCTACGGCATCCGCCACCACGAGAAGCTCTCCAAGTCCGAGATGACCGACCGCGTCGAGCAGGCCCTGCGCCAGGGCGCGCTGTGGGACGAGGTGAAGGACAAGCTCAACCAGAGCGCGCTGGGCCTGTCCGGTGGCCAGCAGCAGCGACTGTGCATCGCCCGCGCCGTGGCGCTGCGCCCGGACGTGCTGCTGCTGGACGAGCCGACCTCGGCGCTGGACCCGATTTCCACCAGCCGTATCGAGCAGCTGGTGGAAGAGCTCAAGCACGACTACACGATCGTCATCGTGACCCACAACATGCAGCAGGCCGCGCGCGTATCCGACTACACCGCCTTCATGTACCTGGGCGACCTGATCGAACACGACCGCACCGAAGTGATCTTCTCGCAGCCCAACAAGCAGCAGACCGAGGATTACATCACCGGTCGTTTCGGTTGATCGGTGCTGTCCCCTCACCAACTGTCCCAGCCAGGCATGG contains the following coding sequences:
- the pstA gene encoding phosphate ABC transporter permease PstA; its protein translation is MSTANAQPLYLRRRIVNVVALLMSCLTALFGLFFLGWILWTLASKGLAGINLDLFTKMTPPPMQEGGLANAFFGSAVMCGLAIAIGTPLGVLAGTWLAEYGNFRKAGTVVRFVNDILLSAPSIVLGLFVYTLYVMQTGGQFSAFAGALSLAFIVLPVVVRTTDEMLRLVPSQMREAALSLGIPQWKVTVQVLYRSAAAGIVTGILLALARISGETAPLLFTAFGNQYWNSNVFQPMASVPVVMNQFAGSPYESWQVLAWAGALVLTVFVLLVSLSARGILLRNRISHD
- the pstB gene encoding phosphate ABC transporter ATP-binding protein PstB — translated: MNDLSNAVPMQRIVVPASHENLQTPAPIKLAARGLDFYYDKFHALKGIDLEIPEKRVTALIGPSGCGKSTLLRIFNRIYALYPKLEARGEVLLDGENILSPKYPMNRLRSKVGMVFQKPVPFPMTIFENVAYGIRHHEKLSKSEMTDRVEQALRQGALWDEVKDKLNQSALGLSGGQQQRLCIARAVALRPDVLLLDEPTSALDPISTSRIEQLVEELKHDYTIVIVTHNMQQAARVSDYTAFMYLGDLIEHDRTEVIFSQPNKQQTEDYITGRFG